In Achromobacter spanius, the following proteins share a genomic window:
- the tssA gene encoding type VI secretion system protein TssA → MTMDFADILNTLDSRLPCGEDLEYDADFLQLQRAAAGRDEQQFGSTIIAAQPPDWREVERLARALLERTRDLRVIGLLTCAWTEIRGLPGYADGLALAVDTLERYWEPVHPRLDSVGEDDPMPRMNALAAFGDMQGCARSVRSASLVNGVHGQLSLRETEALLDGSRQDAECYPGGRPRVVARLREAWAQREADVLALASAADALRRIQKLVTDKLGPTWTPDYTAVLRTLNVVLDAARDGPQVSSDAAGMSAPPQAALQDDSAQASDASASGAAPNTTSNADVRWQDARIQSRDDAMAMLSKVSAYFEANEPGHPAPYLIRRTQQLIPLSFHDIIKNLAPQGLEQFEAWLPRDTESRPDS, encoded by the coding sequence ATGACTATGGACTTCGCCGATATCCTCAATACACTCGATTCACGTCTGCCCTGCGGGGAAGACCTTGAATACGACGCTGACTTCCTGCAGTTGCAGCGAGCCGCGGCCGGCCGGGACGAACAGCAGTTCGGCTCGACCATCATCGCCGCGCAGCCGCCTGACTGGCGCGAGGTCGAACGCCTGGCCCGCGCGCTGCTTGAACGCACGCGAGATCTGCGCGTGATCGGCCTGTTGACCTGTGCCTGGACCGAGATCCGCGGCCTGCCGGGTTACGCAGACGGGCTGGCGCTGGCCGTCGACACCCTTGAACGCTATTGGGAACCCGTGCATCCGCGTCTGGATAGCGTGGGCGAAGACGATCCGATGCCGCGCATGAACGCGCTGGCGGCGTTTGGCGATATGCAGGGCTGCGCGCGCAGCGTGCGCTCGGCGAGCCTGGTCAATGGTGTGCATGGGCAATTGTCCTTGCGCGAAACCGAGGCGTTGCTGGATGGCAGCCGCCAGGATGCCGAATGCTATCCGGGCGGGCGTCCCCGCGTGGTCGCGCGCTTGCGCGAAGCCTGGGCGCAACGCGAAGCCGATGTGCTGGCGCTGGCCTCCGCCGCGGATGCGCTGCGGCGCATACAGAAACTGGTGACGGACAAATTGGGCCCCACGTGGACGCCTGATTACACCGCTGTCCTGCGCACGCTGAATGTCGTGCTGGATGCCGCGCGAGATGGGCCGCAGGTGTCCTCTGATGCGGCCGGAATGTCTGCGCCGCCGCAAGCCGCCCTCCAGGATGACTCGGCGCAGGCGTCTGACGCATCCGCCAGCGGAGCTGCACCCAACACCACATCCAACGCCGACGTGCGCTGGCAGGACGCGCGCATTCAGTCGCGGGACGACGCCATGGCCATGCTGAGCAAGGTAAGCGCGTACTTCGAGGCCAACGAGCCCGGCCACCCCGCGCCCTATCTGATCCGCCGCACCCAGCAACTCATTCCGTTGAGCTTTCACGACATCATCAAAAACCTGGCGCCCCAAGGCCTTGAGCAATTCGAGGCATGGTTGCCGCGCGACACGGAGAGCCGGCCGGATTCGTAG
- the tssB gene encoding type VI secretion system contractile sheath small subunit gives MATSLKGSGQKFIARNRAPRVQIEYDVEIYGAERKIQLPFVMGVLADLAGKSETPQPEVGERKFLDIDIDNFDERMRSIQPRAAFQVDNTLTGEGNLNVDITFESIDDFSPATVAKKVGALNELLSARTQLANLLTYMDGKSGAEELIGNVLKNPALMNALAAAPKPEATPASDPAATDPAA, from the coding sequence ATGGCGACCAGCCTGAAAGGAAGCGGCCAGAAGTTCATTGCCAGAAACCGCGCGCCGCGTGTGCAGATCGAGTACGACGTGGAGATCTATGGCGCGGAGCGCAAGATCCAGTTGCCCTTCGTGATGGGCGTGCTGGCCGACCTGGCCGGCAAGTCCGAAACGCCCCAGCCCGAAGTGGGCGAGCGCAAGTTCCTGGACATCGATATCGACAACTTCGACGAACGCATGCGTTCGATCCAGCCGCGCGCGGCGTTCCAGGTGGACAACACGCTGACCGGCGAAGGCAACTTGAACGTTGATATCACGTTCGAGAGCATCGACGATTTCTCGCCGGCCACGGTTGCCAAGAAGGTCGGTGCATTGAACGAGCTGTTAAGCGCGCGGACCCAACTGGCCAACCTGCTGACCTACATGGACGGCAAGTCGGGCGCCGAGGAACTGATCGGCAACGTGCTCAAGAACCCCGCGCTGATGAACGCACTGGCGGCCGCACCCAAGCCTGAAGCAACGCCTGCATCCGACCCCGCAGCCACGGACCCGGCCGCCTAG
- the tssC gene encoding type VI secretion system contractile sheath large subunit — MTAVAKRADARAVDTLDADDLSALLKKEFKPKTEQAREAVEHAVRTLAHQALENSGVGLSSDAYRTIQAIIAEIDRKLSEQINRVMHHPEFQQLEGAWRGLHYLVTNTETDELLKIRVMSISKAELGRTLKRHKGVGWDQSPIFKRVYEEEYGQFGGEPIGCLVGDYHFDHSPPDVELLGEIAKISSAAHCLFIAGASPNVMQMDSWQELANPRDLTKIFTNTEYAAWRSLRESEDSRYIGLAMPRFLARLPYGARTNPVDEFDFEEDTDGANHDRYTWANSAYAMAANVNRSFKLYGWCTSIRGVESGGAVENLPCHSFPSDDGGVDMKCPTEIAISDRREAELAKNGFMPLVHRKNSDFAAFIGAQSLQKPHEYYEADASANAKLAARLPYLFACCRFAHYLKCIVRDKIGSFRERDDMERWLNDWIMNYVDGDPVNSSQETKARKPLAAAEVQVQEIEDNPGYYSAKFFLRPHYQLEGLTVSLRLVSKLPSLKQNEG; from the coding sequence ATGACCGCAGTGGCCAAACGCGCGGACGCGCGCGCTGTCGATACCCTGGACGCCGACGACCTGTCCGCGCTCCTGAAGAAAGAATTCAAGCCCAAGACCGAGCAGGCGCGCGAGGCGGTGGAACACGCCGTGCGCACGCTGGCGCATCAGGCGCTTGAGAACAGCGGCGTCGGGCTGTCGTCGGATGCCTACCGCACCATCCAGGCGATCATCGCCGAGATCGACCGCAAGCTGTCCGAGCAGATCAACCGTGTGATGCACCACCCCGAATTCCAGCAGTTGGAGGGCGCGTGGCGTGGCCTGCATTACCTGGTCACCAACACCGAAACCGACGAGCTGTTGAAGATTCGCGTGATGAGTATCTCGAAGGCGGAGCTGGGGCGCACGCTCAAGCGCCACAAGGGCGTGGGCTGGGACCAAAGCCCCATCTTCAAGCGCGTGTACGAAGAAGAGTATGGCCAGTTCGGCGGCGAGCCCATCGGCTGCCTGGTGGGCGACTACCACTTCGACCACAGTCCGCCCGATGTGGAACTGCTGGGTGAGATTGCCAAGATCTCGTCCGCCGCGCATTGCCTTTTCATTGCCGGTGCATCGCCCAACGTGATGCAGATGGATTCGTGGCAGGAACTGGCCAACCCGCGCGACCTGACCAAGATCTTCACCAACACCGAATACGCCGCCTGGCGCAGCCTGCGCGAGTCCGAGGACTCGCGCTACATCGGGCTGGCGATGCCGCGCTTCCTGGCCCGCCTGCCTTATGGCGCGCGCACCAATCCGGTGGACGAGTTCGACTTTGAAGAAGACACCGACGGCGCCAACCACGACCGCTACACCTGGGCCAATTCCGCGTACGCGATGGCGGCGAACGTGAACCGCTCGTTCAAGTTGTACGGCTGGTGCACGTCGATCCGGGGCGTGGAGTCGGGCGGCGCGGTGGAAAACCTGCCCTGCCACAGCTTTCCCAGCGATGACGGCGGTGTGGACATGAAGTGCCCGACCGAAATCGCCATCAGCGATCGGCGCGAGGCCGAGCTGGCCAAGAACGGCTTCATGCCGCTGGTGCATCGCAAGAACTCCGACTTCGCGGCCTTCATCGGTGCGCAGTCCTTGCAGAAGCCGCACGAGTACTACGAGGCCGATGCGTCCGCCAATGCCAAGCTGGCCGCGCGCCTGCCGTACCTCTTTGCGTGCTGCCGGTTCGCGCACTACCTGAAGTGCATCGTGCGCGACAAGATCGGCTCGTTCCGCGAACGCGACGACATGGAGCGCTGGCTGAACGACTGGATCATGAATTACGTGGATGGTGATCCGGTGAACTCGTCGCAGGAAACCAAGGCGCGCAAGCCCTTGGCGGCGGCTGAGGTGCAAGTGCAGGAAATCGAAGACAACCCGGGCTATTACTCCGCCAAGTTTTTCTTGCGGCCGCACTATCAGCTTGAAGGGCTGACGGTGTCGCTGCGGCTGGTGTCCAAGCTGCCTTCGCTTAAGCAGAACGAAGGCTGA
- a CDS encoding Hcp family type VI secretion system effector, whose amino-acid sequence MAVDMFMKIDGANGESKDANHKDWTDIVSFSWGATQPGNLASGGGLGAGKASFNDLHVVARIDKAAPAVMKHCASGKHLGKIELSMCKAGGEQIEYSKITLEDVIVSSVQISGDRSAEGVVVNFAFQAAKVKQQYWEQTEKGGKGAESLVAWDIKQNKEVG is encoded by the coding sequence GTGGCTGTGGATATGTTCATGAAAATCGATGGCGCCAACGGCGAATCCAAAGACGCCAACCACAAGGACTGGACGGATATCGTGTCCTTCTCGTGGGGCGCGACGCAGCCGGGCAACCTGGCCAGCGGCGGCGGCTTGGGGGCGGGCAAGGCCAGCTTCAACGACCTGCACGTGGTGGCGCGTATCGACAAGGCGGCGCCCGCCGTGATGAAGCACTGCGCCAGCGGCAAGCACCTGGGCAAGATCGAGCTGTCCATGTGCAAGGCGGGCGGCGAGCAGATCGAGTACTCCAAGATCACGCTGGAAGACGTAATCGTGTCTTCGGTGCAGATCTCCGGCGACCGCAGCGCCGAAGGCGTGGTGGTGAACTTCGCGTTCCAGGCAGCCAAGGTCAAGCAGCAGTACTGGGAGCAGACCGAAAAGGGCGGCAAGGGCGCCGAAAGCCTGGTGGCTTGGGATATCAAGCAGAACAAGGAAGTCGGTTAG
- a CDS encoding type VI secretion system accessory protein TagJ, whose product MSIVAVPFGAISLSGQLDEVQAQIRRRPADADLRAQLFQLLVVQGDWARAAEQLSVCGALSAQARPMMALYASAIAAEREREAVLAGQGQPVLLSEADAWMQALMSALSQDERGPKAQAADLRAQALQDATAGAGRLQGVMQDAPLPFQWICDGDSRLGPVFEFLGAGRYVWLPFAALKRVRLLAPEGLCDLVWARAEIELLGGRTLQGLVPARYPPAPGARMIDLPDAVKLGRVTEWRPLYADTYAGEGQKMWLTDVGEFALLDLRSLELA is encoded by the coding sequence ATGTCTATAGTTGCCGTTCCTTTCGGCGCGATCAGCCTGTCTGGCCAGTTGGACGAGGTGCAGGCGCAGATTCGCCGCCGGCCGGCCGACGCGGACTTGCGCGCGCAATTGTTTCAACTGCTGGTGGTGCAGGGGGATTGGGCGCGCGCCGCTGAACAACTGAGCGTGTGTGGCGCGCTGAGTGCGCAGGCGCGGCCGATGATGGCGCTGTACGCCAGCGCCATCGCGGCAGAGCGCGAGCGCGAAGCCGTGCTGGCGGGACAGGGCCAGCCGGTCTTGCTGAGCGAAGCCGATGCGTGGATGCAGGCCCTGATGTCGGCATTGAGCCAGGATGAGCGCGGACCCAAGGCCCAGGCCGCCGATCTGCGTGCCCAGGCCTTGCAGGACGCCACGGCGGGCGCGGGCCGGCTGCAAGGGGTCATGCAGGACGCGCCGCTGCCATTTCAGTGGATCTGCGACGGCGACAGCCGCCTGGGACCCGTCTTCGAGTTCCTGGGCGCGGGGCGCTACGTGTGGCTGCCCTTCGCGGCGCTCAAGCGGGTGCGCCTGCTGGCGCCGGAAGGCCTGTGCGACCTGGTGTGGGCGCGCGCCGAGATCGAACTGCTTGGCGGCCGCACGCTGCAAGGCTTGGTGCCGGCGCGCTATCCGCCCGCGCCGGGCGCTCGCATGATCGACCTGCCTGACGCGGTCAAGCTGGGACGGGTGACCGAATGGCGGCCGCTGTATGCCGACACCTATGCGGGCGAGGGCCAGAAGATGTGGCTGACCGACGTGGGCGAATTCGCGCTGCTCGACCTTCGTAGCCTGGAGCTTGCGTGA
- the tssE gene encoding type VI secretion system baseplate subunit TssE, with protein MGHADDTARWEPLARAPRTPRAARDRLQPSLLDRLMDNEPARRQEPRDSAMLTHEQLRAAVLRDLRWLLNTVNLQTSQDLSAHRPVATSTVNFGVRAMAGKRMSEIDWIDVEESIRNAISAFEPRILDSSVEVRCVTDTGTLEHHNVLSLEIRGMLWCVPHPLEFLFRTDIDLESGHMDLRDLGGL; from the coding sequence ATGGGCCACGCCGACGATACCGCCCGTTGGGAACCCCTTGCTCGCGCGCCGCGCACCCCGCGCGCGGCGCGGGACCGTCTTCAGCCGTCATTGCTGGATCGCTTGATGGACAACGAGCCGGCGCGTCGCCAAGAGCCGCGCGACAGCGCCATGCTCACGCATGAGCAGTTGCGCGCGGCCGTGTTGCGAGATCTGCGCTGGCTGCTGAACACGGTCAACTTGCAGACATCGCAGGATCTGTCGGCGCATCGTCCTGTCGCCACGTCGACGGTGAATTTCGGCGTACGCGCGATGGCCGGAAAACGCATGTCGGAGATCGACTGGATCGACGTGGAAGAGTCCATCCGCAATGCAATCTCTGCGTTTGAACCGCGCATTCTGGATTCCTCGGTCGAGGTGCGCTGCGTGACGGACACGGGCACGCTGGAACATCACAACGTGCTGAGCCTTGAGATCCGGGGCATGCTCTGGTGCGTGCCGCATCCGCTTGAGTTCCTGTTCCGCACGGATATCGATCTGGAAAGCGGCCACATGGATCTGCGCGATCTGGGCGGACTCTGA
- the tssF gene encoding type VI secretion system baseplate subunit TssF, with protein MDARLLDYYNRELVYLRELGAEFAQAHPKVAGRLGMNATEVADPYVERLLEGFSFLTARIQMKMDAEFPRFSQRLLEVVYPNYLAPTPSMAIVQFSPSMNEGTLAGGFELPRGTLLRGRVPRGEQTPCEFTTGHAVRLWPLQVTQADFTATPQDLPLARLGLAGRTGRVLSALRIRIEIGGGQRLEDLDLDQLVFHLNGQDLQMQRLLEVLMGHTVAVLGHDTARPVAWINKLPAAALRHEGFADDQALLPGDARVFQGYRLLQEYFAFAQRYLFFSVNGLKAGLKTGARAGAGSPGAAQSPSQGTPRDTRAFDLTFLFSVAAPELEGAISADNLALHCAPVINLFPKRADRVAITPRTSEYHVVVDRSRPLDYEVFGVTRVTGHASAQQQEQEFRPFYGSLGSDPDDYGAYYSVRREPRLISDTAQRNGTRTGYTGSEVFLSLVDRHEAPFSGQLRHVSLETLCTNRDMAMLLPLGTDTDMTLRVSAPVRAVKVLHGPTRPCAALAENAATWHLISHLGLNYLSLTDLDTEQGAQTLREMLHVYGNLADPVVRKHISGLRHVSAKPVYHRLPVPGPIVHGRGVRIALEVDEGAFSGISPYLFGAVLEQFFARHVSINMMSELVLSTLQRGELARFKPRMGRRPAV; from the coding sequence ATGGACGCCCGTTTACTGGACTACTACAACCGCGAGCTCGTGTATCTGCGCGAGCTGGGAGCGGAGTTCGCGCAGGCGCACCCCAAGGTGGCGGGCCGCTTGGGCATGAACGCGACGGAAGTGGCGGACCCGTATGTTGAACGTCTGCTGGAAGGCTTCAGCTTTCTGACCGCGCGCATCCAGATGAAGATGGACGCGGAGTTTCCGCGCTTCTCGCAGCGCTTGCTGGAAGTGGTGTATCCCAACTATCTGGCGCCCACACCGTCGATGGCGATCGTGCAGTTTTCGCCCAGCATGAACGAGGGCACGCTGGCGGGCGGCTTTGAACTGCCGCGCGGCACGCTGCTGCGTGGCCGCGTGCCGCGTGGCGAGCAGACGCCTTGCGAGTTCACGACCGGGCACGCCGTGCGCCTGTGGCCGCTGCAAGTCACCCAGGCCGACTTCACCGCCACGCCGCAGGATCTGCCGCTGGCGCGCCTGGGCCTGGCGGGCCGGACCGGACGCGTGCTTAGCGCGCTGCGCATCCGCATCGAAATCGGCGGCGGCCAGCGCCTGGAAGACCTGGATCTTGATCAACTGGTGTTCCATCTGAACGGGCAAGATCTGCAGATGCAGCGCCTGCTGGAAGTGTTGATGGGGCATACGGTGGCGGTGCTGGGCCACGACACGGCGCGGCCGGTGGCGTGGATCAACAAGCTGCCGGCCGCCGCCTTGCGTCACGAAGGGTTTGCGGATGACCAGGCGCTGTTGCCGGGCGATGCACGCGTATTCCAGGGCTATCGCTTGTTGCAGGAATACTTCGCCTTTGCGCAGCGTTATCTGTTCTTCAGTGTGAATGGGTTGAAAGCGGGCTTGAAGACGGGGGCGAGGGCGGGCGCGGGCTCACCCGGCGCGGCGCAATCGCCATCGCAAGGCACGCCACGCGACACCCGCGCATTCGATCTGACCTTCCTGTTTTCCGTGGCCGCGCCGGAACTGGAAGGGGCGATATCGGCCGACAACCTGGCGCTGCACTGCGCACCGGTGATCAATCTGTTCCCCAAGCGCGCGGACCGCGTGGCGATCACGCCGCGCACGTCCGAGTATCACGTGGTGGTCGATCGCAGCCGCCCTTTGGACTACGAAGTGTTCGGCGTCACGCGCGTGACCGGTCACGCCTCCGCGCAGCAACAAGAGCAGGAGTTCCGCCCGTTTTATGGATCCCTAGGCAGCGACCCGGATGACTACGGCGCGTACTACTCCGTGCGTCGCGAGCCCCGGCTGATTTCGGACACCGCCCAGCGCAACGGCACGCGCACCGGCTACACCGGCAGCGAAGTGTTCCTGTCGCTGGTGGACCGGCACGAAGCGCCGTTCTCTGGCCAATTGCGCCATGTGTCGCTGGAAACGCTCTGTACCAATCGGGACATGGCGATGTTGTTGCCCTTGGGGACGGACACGGACATGACACTGCGTGTGTCGGCGCCCGTGCGCGCGGTGAAGGTGCTGCACGGCCCCACACGCCCCTGCGCGGCGCTGGCCGAGAACGCCGCCACCTGGCATTTGATCAGCCACCTGGGCCTGAACTACCTGAGCCTGACGGACCTGGACACGGAGCAGGGCGCGCAAACGCTGCGCGAGATGCTGCACGTCTACGGCAACCTGGCCGACCCGGTGGTGCGCAAGCATATTTCCGGGCTGCGGCATGTCAGCGCCAAGCCCGTGTATCACCGCCTGCCGGTGCCGGGTCCCATCGTGCATGGACGCGGCGTGCGCATTGCGCTGGAAGTGGACGAGGGAGCCTTTTCCGGCATCAGCCCGTATTTGTTTGGCGCCGTGCTTGAACAGTTTTTCGCGCGCCATGTCTCGATCAACATGATGTCGGAGCTGGTCTTGTCGACCCTGCAGCGCGGCGAGCTTGCCCGCTTCAAGCCCCGCATGGGACGCCGGCCCGCGGTCTAG
- a CDS encoding DUF3540 domain-containing protein — protein MKSAVSLNRIAYDPVHLLGEVLHIEPDGRYAIACDGRTWIAQRAASCLLAPQPGDEVLISGPDPSRVYLIAVTVQAQPARTTLEARGDLVLRSQDGSVRVESAGELTLQGQDAVRVRTVEYSVEAADERHACKRVRMVAEQLHATIGETRLVGRNYEAVLDRMTLMARLSMRSVSEVDQLRAGSIDFQADQSARLHASYTLVTGSDLVKVDAKQIHMG, from the coding sequence ATGAAATCCGCTGTTAGCCTGAACCGTATCGCGTATGACCCCGTGCATCTGCTGGGCGAAGTGCTGCATATTGAACCCGACGGCCGCTACGCCATTGCGTGCGATGGCCGCACGTGGATTGCGCAGCGCGCCGCGAGTTGCCTGCTGGCGCCGCAACCCGGTGATGAAGTGCTGATCAGCGGGCCGGACCCATCGCGCGTGTATCTCATCGCGGTCACGGTGCAGGCGCAGCCCGCGCGAACGACGCTGGAGGCACGGGGCGACCTGGTGTTGCGATCACAGGACGGCAGCGTGCGCGTGGAAAGCGCGGGCGAGCTTACGTTGCAGGGCCAAGATGCCGTGCGCGTCCGCACCGTCGAATACTCGGTTGAAGCTGCCGACGAACGCCATGCCTGCAAGCGTGTGCGCATGGTTGCCGAACAGTTGCACGCCACCATCGGCGAGACGCGGCTGGTGGGCCGGAACTACGAAGCCGTGCTGGACCGCATGACGCTCATGGCGCGTCTGTCGATGCGCAGCGTCAGCGAGGTAGACCAGTTGCGCGCGGGCTCCATTGATTTTCAGGCCGACCAAAGCGCGCGGCTGCATGCGTCGTACACGCTTGTGACGGGTTCCGACCTGGTCAAGGTGGACGCCAAGCAGATACACATGGGGTGA
- the tssG gene encoding type VI secretion system baseplate subunit TssG, whose protein sequence is MDVTQPVADPVSPSAAAPNEAQAQWWRALEREPYAHDLFHALRWIDAHCGARKPLGRDTVARYEPVRLRQEPSMAFAPSTVARVRAAQGDRPAEVSIYGFGLFGPNGPLPLHLTEHAHERMAHYGDRTLAAFADVFHHRLILLFYRAWADAQSTVSLDRKDARFTRYVASLLHMGEPSMQRRDAVLDHAKYFMAGHLVRQTRNPEGLKHILQTFFGLPVRIREFVPQWIRLEPEQRLGLGSAVGLGRDTVLGVAVRDAQHKFRIEIGPLALDDYKSFLPGGPRAQQLTHWVRHYIGVELAWDVRPVLRAQDAGGVRLGAPRPLGLSAWLGKRRPAQGDADDLLLDYERREQTPARGRSPAQPSRTPRA, encoded by the coding sequence GTGGACGTCACGCAACCCGTCGCCGATCCGGTTTCCCCCAGCGCCGCTGCCCCGAACGAGGCGCAGGCGCAGTGGTGGCGCGCGCTGGAACGCGAGCCCTATGCGCACGACCTGTTCCATGCCCTGCGCTGGATCGACGCGCATTGCGGCGCGCGCAAGCCGCTGGGGCGCGACACGGTGGCGCGTTATGAGCCCGTGCGGTTGCGGCAAGAGCCGTCGATGGCGTTCGCGCCGTCCACCGTGGCGCGGGTGCGGGCGGCCCAGGGCGACCGGCCCGCAGAGGTGTCGATCTACGGCTTCGGCCTGTTCGGCCCGAACGGCCCCTTGCCGCTGCATCTGACGGAACATGCCCACGAACGCATGGCGCATTACGGCGACCGCACGCTGGCCGCCTTTGCCGATGTGTTTCATCACCGGCTCATCCTGCTGTTCTACCGCGCCTGGGCCGACGCGCAAAGTACGGTCAGCCTGGACCGCAAGGATGCGCGCTTCACGCGCTATGTGGCCAGCCTGCTCCACATGGGCGAGCCGTCCATGCAGCGGCGCGATGCCGTGCTCGACCATGCCAAGTACTTCATGGCGGGGCATCTGGTGCGCCAGACCCGCAACCCGGAAGGCCTCAAGCACATCTTGCAAACGTTCTTCGGCTTGCCGGTGCGCATCCGCGAATTCGTGCCGCAATGGATACGCCTTGAACCCGAGCAGCGGCTTGGCCTTGGCAGCGCGGTGGGTTTGGGGCGCGACACGGTGCTGGGCGTGGCGGTGCGGGATGCGCAGCACAAGTTCCGCATCGAGATCGGCCCGCTGGCCTTGGACGATTACAAGAGCTTCCTGCCGGGCGGCCCGCGCGCGCAACAACTGACGCATTGGGTCAGGCATTACATCGGTGTGGAGCTGGCCTGGGACGTGCGCCCGGTGCTGCGTGCGCAAGATGCAGGCGGCGTGCGCCTTGGCGCGCCCCGGCCGTTGGGGCTGTCGGCGTGGCTGGGCAAGCGCCGGCCCGCGCAGGGCGATGCCGACGACTTGCTGCTGGACTATGAACGCCGGGAACAAACCCCAGCACGTGGCCGCTCGCCGGCTCAACCTTCCAGGACACCACGCGCTTGA